The Stratiformator vulcanicus genome has a segment encoding these proteins:
- the gcvH gene encoding glycine cleavage system protein GcvH translates to MNPDQLKYLESHEWVGIDGDIATVGISEFAVNQLTDLVYAELPNVGETVKKGDTFGEVESVKAVSDLYAPVSGEVTEVNSDLADDLTALTEDAFGKGWMIKVKLSDPSELDSLMDRSAYVAHCEND, encoded by the coding sequence ATGAATCCTGATCAACTGAAGTACCTCGAATCGCACGAATGGGTCGGTATCGATGGAGACATTGCGACGGTCGGCATTAGTGAATTCGCCGTCAATCAGTTGACCGATTTGGTCTATGCCGAGTTGCCGAATGTCGGAGAGACCGTCAAGAAAGGCGATACCTTCGGCGAGGTCGAAAGCGTGAAAGCCGTCAGCGATTTGTACGCCCCGGTCTCTGGTGAGGTTACTGAGGTCAATTCCGATCTCGCCGATGATCTGACCGCATTGACCGAAGACGCATTCGGCAAAGGCTGGATGATCAAAGTGAAATTGTCCGACCCATCGGAGCTCGATTCGCTGATGGATCGCTCAGCCTACGTCGCTCATTGCGAGAATGATTGA
- a CDS encoding RNA polymerase sigma factor, translating to MTSDESGLIRNCISGDERSCRLFVQKYQRLVFAICLRILGQRQDAEDAAQDIFLRIFRALDRWEPGRPLKPWLTTIAVNRCRTLLKKRQSESSRVRSVREVIEFCSPAATAADLAMAEELELALSKLRREYRLCFELYYRDEYSCVEIAEILDRPVNTVKTWLHRARRELADLLSRRGIAEEEGYVSVAS from the coding sequence GTGACTTCCGACGAGTCCGGACTCATTCGCAATTGCATCTCGGGCGATGAACGCTCGTGTCGGCTCTTCGTCCAGAAGTATCAGCGGCTCGTCTTCGCGATTTGCCTGCGAATTCTTGGGCAGCGTCAGGACGCCGAGGACGCCGCCCAAGACATTTTTCTTCGCATCTTTCGAGCTTTGGACCGTTGGGAGCCCGGTCGTCCGTTGAAGCCTTGGCTGACGACGATCGCGGTCAATCGTTGCCGCACGCTGCTGAAGAAACGGCAGTCGGAATCGTCCCGAGTGCGTTCGGTGCGAGAGGTCATCGAGTTCTGCAGTCCCGCGGCCACGGCTGCCGATCTTGCGATGGCCGAAGAACTCGAACTGGCCCTTAGCAAATTGCGGAGAGAGTATCGCCTGTGCTTCGAATTGTATTACAGGGACGAATACTCATGCGTCGAGATCGCCGAAATCCTTGACCGGCCGGTCAATACCGTCAAGACATGGCTGCACCGTGCCCGGCGTGAGCTTGCCGATTTGCTCAGTCGACGAGGGATCGCAGAGGAGGAGGGTTATGTCTCAGTCGCCTCGTAA
- the gcvPB gene encoding aminomethyl-transferring glycine dehydrogenase subunit GcvPB: MRNQQAVQLISELSQAGRRGTEYPSGDIPERPLDELLPKRYRTDSPPLLPQLAEPDVVRHYVNLSTRNMSVDTHFYPLGSCTMKYNPKRHERLAKLPGIGDLHPYQDEADTQGMLGILFDLQQMLGEIAGLPAVSLQPAAGAQGELTALLTAAAYFEDRGENRTKVLFPSSAHGTNPASAALAGFETVQLKAPAQGLVDLEELKKHLDEQVAVFMITNPNTLGLFEDQIGDVASMLHDYGGLVYIDGANMNAILGITRPGDFGGDMMHYNVHKTFTGPHGAGGPGAGPIAVRDFLGDYLPGPIIEESTGDDGSKSFRLTNPTKSIGRVRSHFGNVGILLRGYFYLRTLGAAGLKEVSEKAVLNANYLKALLKDTFPVPYGTICKHEFVASAKQLQKERGITAMDIAKRLIDYGFHPPTVYFPLDVPEAMMMEPTETESKETLDAFAVALEKIAAEDVEMLHAAPHTTAICRPDEVRAAKSPVLRWPRNSG; this comes from the coding sequence ATGAGAAATCAGCAAGCCGTTCAGCTCATTTCGGAACTCTCACAAGCGGGTCGCCGAGGCACCGAATATCCCAGCGGTGACATCCCGGAACGACCGCTCGACGAATTACTGCCTAAGCGTTATCGCACCGATTCGCCGCCGCTGCTTCCGCAGTTGGCCGAACCGGATGTCGTGCGGCACTACGTCAATTTGTCGACCCGCAACATGTCGGTCGACACGCATTTCTATCCGCTCGGCAGTTGTACGATGAAGTACAACCCGAAGCGGCACGAACGACTGGCGAAGCTGCCTGGCATCGGGGACCTGCACCCTTATCAAGACGAGGCAGACACCCAAGGCATGCTCGGCATTCTATTTGACCTGCAGCAAATGCTGGGAGAGATCGCGGGACTTCCGGCGGTTTCCCTGCAACCGGCTGCAGGAGCTCAGGGTGAACTGACCGCGTTGCTGACCGCGGCGGCTTACTTTGAAGATCGCGGCGAGAACAGAACCAAGGTGCTGTTCCCAAGTAGCGCGCACGGAACTAATCCGGCCAGTGCCGCACTGGCTGGCTTTGAAACCGTCCAGCTCAAGGCGCCCGCGCAAGGTCTTGTCGATCTCGAAGAATTGAAGAAGCACCTCGATGAGCAGGTCGCCGTCTTCATGATCACCAACCCGAACACGCTCGGCTTGTTCGAGGATCAGATCGGCGATGTCGCTTCGATGCTGCATGATTACGGCGGCCTCGTTTACATCGACGGAGCCAATATGAATGCGATTTTGGGTATCACCCGTCCCGGTGACTTCGGCGGCGACATGATGCACTACAACGTTCACAAGACGTTCACCGGTCCGCATGGTGCCGGCGGCCCGGGAGCGGGGCCGATCGCCGTTCGCGATTTCCTCGGAGACTACCTGCCCGGTCCGATCATTGAGGAATCGACAGGCGACGACGGTTCGAAGTCTTTTCGGCTGACGAACCCGACCAAATCGATCGGACGAGTCCGCAGCCACTTCGGGAACGTCGGCATTCTGTTACGCGGATACTTCTACCTCCGCACGTTAGGGGCCGCGGGACTGAAAGAGGTCTCCGAGAAAGCCGTCCTCAATGCGAACTATTTGAAGGCCTTACTCAAAGACACGTTTCCCGTGCCGTACGGCACGATTTGCAAGCACGAATTCGTCGCCTCGGCCAAGCAATTGCAAAAAGAACGTGGCATTACCGCGATGGATATTGCCAAGCGATTAATCGACTACGGCTTTCACCCTCCGACGGTTTACTTTCCGCTGGACGTTCCAGAGGCCATGATGATGGAACCGACGGAGACGGAATCGAAGGAGACGCTGGACGCATTCGCTGTGGCTCTGGAAAAAATTGCGGCCGAGGACGTGGAGATGCTGCACGCCGCTCCACACACAACTGCGATTTGTCGACCTGACGAAGTCCGAGCAGCCAAGTCGCCGGTGCTGCGCTGGCCACGTAATTCAGGCTGA
- the rpiB gene encoding ribose 5-phosphate isomerase B: protein MKIGIASDHRGYALKGRIIALLRNLEQETYDFGPDTPESVDYPDFGSTVASAVSRGELDRGILICGTGMGMAIVANKFDGVLAAPCHDDITAEMARMHNDANVLCLSSDLLGDRLVNRMVEIFLKTDFEGGRHARRIAKIRQYEADARSTAESRSAEAQEV, encoded by the coding sequence ATGAAGATCGGAATCGCCAGCGACCATCGTGGCTACGCCTTGAAGGGGCGGATCATCGCCCTCCTACGGAATTTGGAGCAGGAGACGTATGACTTCGGCCCGGACACCCCCGAGAGCGTCGACTATCCCGACTTCGGCTCGACGGTCGCGTCGGCCGTATCACGCGGAGAGCTCGACCGCGGAATTCTCATCTGCGGGACCGGTATGGGCATGGCGATTGTCGCCAACAAGTTTGACGGCGTGCTCGCCGCCCCGTGTCACGACGACATCACCGCCGAAATGGCCCGAATGCACAACGATGCGAACGTGCTGTGTCTCTCGTCCGATCTTCTTGGCGATCGGCTCGTCAATCGGATGGTTGAGATATTTCTCAAGACCGATTTCGAAGGCGGTCGCCACGCGCGGCGGATTGCCAAAATCCGTCAGTATGAAGCGGATGCGCGATCGACGGCAGAAAGTCGATCGGCCGAAGCCCAAGAAGTGTGA
- the gcvPA gene encoding aminomethyl-transferring glycine dehydrogenase subunit GcvPA, with the protein MSYFFDTASQREEMLARIGVDSVDDLFADVPERFRLEGLMNLPEPLTEIELQRAITEQAGRNVGPNDRVCLLGGGVYDHFIPAVVDEIAGRGEFYTAYTPYQPECSQGTLQAFFEYQSLACELTGMEVSNASLYEGGTSMSEAAFMAVRVSGRHGKIVVLGSVHPEYRAVLKTYLTRLESTLVEIPCPNGTVDPDEVAKAVDETTACVIFQHPNFFGCLEEAEAIVEKAHEVGAMAISVFDPLSVGLVKRPGEYGADIAVAEGQSLGVPMQYGGPYLGMFCCRSEYVRKMPGRLIGTTEDKNGKECFVLAMQTREQHIRRGKATSNICTNQGLLALRATIYLSLLGPEGLKEVGELCLRKAHYLADKLGEIDGLSLAFDRPFFKEFALKCDAGAEEVAARARAAGFDLGPRFQRVTADDDVNGLSGNSLLLAAVTEQRTREELDRLAAALR; encoded by the coding sequence TTGTCGTATTTTTTTGATACCGCATCGCAGCGAGAGGAAATGCTCGCGCGAATCGGCGTTGATTCCGTCGACGACCTCTTCGCCGATGTTCCGGAGCGATTTCGGCTCGAAGGCCTGATGAACCTTCCGGAGCCATTAACGGAAATCGAACTGCAGCGGGCGATCACGGAGCAGGCCGGTCGAAACGTCGGCCCGAATGATCGCGTCTGTCTTCTGGGCGGCGGGGTTTATGACCACTTCATCCCGGCAGTCGTCGATGAGATCGCAGGCCGCGGCGAGTTTTACACCGCCTACACGCCGTACCAGCCGGAATGCAGCCAGGGAACGCTGCAGGCATTCTTCGAGTATCAATCGCTCGCCTGTGAACTGACCGGAATGGAGGTTTCGAATGCGAGCCTCTATGAGGGCGGGACCAGTATGAGCGAGGCCGCTTTCATGGCGGTTCGAGTAAGCGGAAGGCACGGCAAGATCGTCGTGCTGGGGTCCGTTCATCCGGAGTATCGCGCCGTTCTGAAGACCTATCTGACCCGGCTGGAATCGACGCTGGTCGAGATTCCGTGCCCAAACGGCACGGTCGATCCTGACGAGGTTGCCAAGGCGGTCGACGAAACGACCGCGTGCGTCATCTTTCAGCATCCGAACTTCTTCGGGTGCCTGGAAGAAGCTGAAGCAATCGTTGAGAAAGCTCACGAAGTTGGTGCAATGGCGATCTCGGTGTTCGATCCGCTCAGCGTCGGACTCGTCAAGCGGCCGGGAGAGTATGGTGCCGACATCGCCGTCGCCGAGGGGCAATCGCTGGGTGTCCCGATGCAGTACGGCGGTCCGTATCTCGGCATGTTCTGCTGCCGGTCTGAGTACGTGCGGAAGATGCCGGGGAGACTGATCGGGACAACCGAAGACAAGAATGGAAAAGAGTGCTTCGTGCTGGCGATGCAAACGCGCGAGCAACATATCCGACGTGGCAAGGCCACAAGCAACATCTGCACGAACCAAGGGTTGCTGGCTCTGCGGGCGACGATCTACTTGAGCTTGCTCGGTCCCGAGGGACTCAAGGAAGTCGGCGAACTCTGCCTGCGGAAGGCGCACTATCTGGCAGATAAGCTGGGCGAAATCGACGGTCTCTCTCTAGCATTCGATCGGCCGTTCTTTAAAGAATTCGCGTTGAAGTGCGATGCCGGCGCGGAAGAAGTTGCCGCCCGAGCAAGGGCTGCCGGGTTCGATTTGGGACCACGATTCCAACGCGTCACCGCTGATGACGATGTCAACGGGCTGAGCGGAAATTCATTGCTGTTGGCGGCGGTGACCGAACAACGAACCCGCGAGGAACTAGACCGCCTTGCGGCTGCCCTTCGGTAA
- a CDS encoding FHA domain-containing protein, with translation MIQAFLKVLGGKHEGKLVPLPQGKFLVGREKDCHLRPSSELISRHHCVFQLDEYAVRLRDLGSTNGTGVNGSRLHGETVLDNGDRVVIGPLNFEIVTQEAPADHKPLTTPPAPPADSGVFADPGSKTSTDTVYELPSTANSKPASEAPAVKLPPPESTGVKEE, from the coding sequence ATGATTCAGGCGTTTTTGAAGGTTCTCGGTGGCAAGCATGAGGGCAAACTCGTTCCGCTGCCGCAGGGAAAGTTTTTGGTCGGTCGCGAAAAAGATTGCCATCTTCGGCCGTCCAGCGAATTGATCAGTCGGCATCACTGCGTATTTCAGCTCGACGAATACGCGGTCCGGCTGCGCGACTTGGGCAGCACGAACGGCACCGGGGTGAACGGGTCGCGATTGCATGGTGAAACCGTGCTCGACAACGGCGATCGCGTCGTGATCGGACCTCTGAATTTCGAAATTGTGACCCAGGAAGCCCCGGCAGATCACAAGCCCCTGACCACGCCGCCGGCGCCGCCGGCCGATTCCGGCGTGTTTGCCGATCCGGGGTCCAAGACGTCAACCGATACGGTTTACGAGCTGCCTTCGACCGCGAACAGTAAACCCGCGAGCGAGGCCCCAGCCGTGAAGCTACCGCCGCCGGAGTCGACTGGCGTTAAAGAAGAGTAA
- a CDS encoding glucuronate isomerase gives MSQQALDRIVAALSDIELIDPHSHINPHDPASHNLADILGYHYYTELAHSAGLPADRIEESDISPKELVSRLVPKLDSLDNTIQLSWLVEIARELLDVDIDRVTSDNWEQLYDAAEQKMSAPDWESEVLKRSKLKQVFLTNDFDDPLEGFDTDRYIPCLRTDDLVFHLHQPSVRERVANATGVEVTDAKSVWEALGKLFSHFKSKNAKACAISLPPDFVPTHVTDEDAEEAFMRLTDGRPSIEDRQVVSRFVFWSLAEMCAEHRLPFDLMIGVNRSVYPAGVHQGRDLYDSRCSLSQYAELFNFFPQVTFPVSVLAPTMNQELVSYAWIFPNVVTSGHWWYSNIPAHIEPDCRARLQAVPRTKQIGYYSDMYKLEFGLPKFAMYRRVLAKVLLEDFVIGHGWSEERAVDLGQTVLRSNVESIFFAD, from the coding sequence ATGTCTCAACAAGCGCTTGATCGAATCGTCGCCGCCCTGAGTGACATCGAACTGATCGATCCCCATTCGCATATCAACCCGCACGATCCGGCGTCTCACAATCTGGCCGACATCCTCGGTTACCACTACTACACCGAACTGGCCCACTCGGCCGGGCTGCCGGCCGATCGCATCGAAGAGTCCGATATCTCGCCGAAGGAACTGGTCTCTCGACTCGTTCCGAAGCTCGACTCTCTCGACAATACGATCCAACTCAGTTGGCTGGTCGAGATCGCGCGGGAATTGCTCGATGTCGATATTGATCGGGTGACGAGCGACAATTGGGAGCAGCTCTACGACGCCGCAGAGCAAAAAATGTCCGCACCCGACTGGGAATCCGAGGTTCTCAAACGCAGCAAGCTAAAGCAGGTTTTTCTCACGAACGATTTCGACGATCCGCTCGAAGGCTTTGACACGGACCGCTACATCCCGTGCCTGCGGACCGATGACCTCGTCTTCCATTTGCATCAACCGTCGGTCCGCGAGCGGGTCGCCAACGCGACCGGCGTCGAGGTGACCGATGCCAAGTCGGTTTGGGAAGCGCTGGGCAAGCTGTTTTCTCACTTTAAGTCGAAGAATGCGAAGGCGTGCGCGATTTCGTTGCCGCCCGATTTCGTCCCCACGCACGTCACCGATGAGGATGCCGAAGAAGCGTTTATGCGACTGACCGACGGGCGTCCGTCCATTGAGGACCGTCAGGTGGTCAGCCGGTTCGTCTTCTGGTCTTTGGCGGAGATGTGCGCCGAACACCGCTTGCCGTTCGATTTGATGATCGGCGTGAATCGTTCCGTCTACCCGGCGGGGGTCCATCAGGGGCGGGATCTGTACGATTCGCGGTGCTCCCTGAGCCAGTATGCCGAATTGTTCAATTTCTTCCCGCAGGTCACGTTCCCGGTGTCGGTCCTCGCACCGACGATGAACCAGGAACTCGTGTCATACGCATGGATTTTCCCCAATGTGGTGACCAGCGGGCATTGGTGGTATTCCAATATTCCAGCCCATATCGAGCCCGATTGCCGGGCTCGCTTGCAGGCAGTGCCGCGAACGAAGCAAATCGGTTATTACAGTGACATGTACAAGTTGGAATTCGGCCTGCCCAAGTTCGCGATGTATCGGCGCGTGCTCGCGAAAGTTCTGCTCGAAGACTTCGTGATCGGCCATGGCTGGAGCGAGGAGCGTGCCGTCGATTTGGGCCAAACCGTCCTACGAAGCAATGTGGAATCGATTTTCTTCGCCGATTGA
- a CDS encoding SpoIIE family protein phosphatase produces the protein MAKLILLQQGGSAIPYELTATETYIGRHPECEIHLNSNMVSRKHARVLPGTESVVIEDLGSGNGTYVNGRRIEEPTQLGNGDRVKLGPILMRFEDDSLASVSPLDAIGSTLSFGSGDGIDVTSGGTDQATIMESVEDSTGFGRLDVQPEAKLQAVLEISRRLARAQELNTLLPAILDTLFDIFPGADRGCILLNDRRGKLVPVAQKHRDQTEDDSVKLSRTVLNKVLETKTGKLSADAASDAEFSASESISSLSIRSMMAVPMLDLDSEVVGVIHIDTQNPISRFRGEDLDLLTAVAGQAALSYESARYLTSHLDKMKQDSEMEIARAVQRALLPDCFPEVDGYEFYASYDSAQAVGGDYYDAFEMSDGKVCLSFGDVAGKGVPGALIMSRIASCVQNVTQYVQDVEPAFVAINNHMCAKMVEGRFVTYVLTFLDPKTHQISLCNGGHMTPLIRKADGTIEEFGEEAIGLPIGVMEDYPYEAISRTLEPGETVVIITDGVDEAMNPQGDLYTKERVVEFLKQDFPDAEQLGIALLADVRKHAAGRDQNDDITIMAFGRNG, from the coding sequence ATGGCGAAACTGATTTTGCTCCAGCAGGGCGGCTCGGCCATCCCCTACGAGTTGACCGCCACTGAAACCTACATAGGTCGGCATCCCGAATGTGAGATTCATCTCAATTCGAATATGGTCTCACGCAAGCACGCCCGCGTCTTGCCGGGGACCGAATCGGTCGTCATCGAAGACCTCGGCAGCGGCAACGGCACCTACGTCAATGGGCGCCGCATTGAAGAACCGACGCAACTCGGTAATGGCGACCGCGTGAAGCTCGGCCCGATTCTGATGAGGTTCGAAGACGACTCGTTGGCATCGGTCTCGCCACTCGATGCGATCGGATCGACCTTATCGTTCGGCAGCGGAGACGGCATCGACGTCACCTCCGGCGGCACCGATCAGGCGACCATCATGGAATCGGTCGAGGATTCGACCGGATTCGGGCGACTCGATGTGCAGCCGGAGGCCAAGCTGCAGGCGGTCCTCGAAATCAGTCGGCGTCTGGCTCGCGCGCAGGAATTAAATACTCTGCTGCCTGCGATTCTCGACACGCTGTTCGACATCTTCCCCGGCGCCGACCGCGGCTGCATTCTGCTCAATGACCGTCGCGGCAAGCTCGTTCCCGTTGCCCAGAAGCATCGCGATCAAACGGAAGACGATTCGGTCAAACTCAGTCGCACGGTGCTCAATAAGGTCTTGGAAACGAAAACCGGTAAGCTCTCCGCCGATGCCGCCAGCGATGCCGAATTTAGCGCCAGCGAGTCGATCTCAAGCCTCTCGATCCGCTCGATGATGGCGGTCCCGATGCTCGACCTCGATAGCGAAGTCGTGGGCGTCATTCACATCGACACGCAGAATCCGATCTCACGGTTTCGGGGGGAAGACCTCGACCTGCTGACCGCGGTCGCCGGGCAAGCGGCCCTCTCATACGAGTCGGCACGCTATCTTACGTCGCACCTCGACAAGATGAAGCAGGACAGCGAGATGGAGATCGCCCGGGCCGTGCAGCGGGCCCTGCTGCCCGACTGTTTTCCGGAGGTCGACGGCTATGAATTTTATGCGTCTTACGATTCGGCCCAAGCGGTCGGCGGCGACTACTACGACGCCTTCGAAATGTCCGACGGTAAAGTCTGCCTCTCATTCGGAGATGTTGCCGGCAAAGGTGTGCCCGGTGCGCTAATTATGTCCCGGATCGCCAGTTGCGTGCAGAACGTGACGCAATACGTGCAAGATGTTGAACCGGCCTTTGTTGCAATCAACAATCACATGTGTGCGAAGATGGTCGAAGGTCGCTTCGTGACCTATGTGCTGACCTTCTTGGATCCGAAGACGCACCAAATCTCTCTGTGCAACGGCGGCCACATGACGCCGCTGATTCGCAAGGCCGACGGCACGATCGAAGAGTTCGGTGAAGAGGCAATCGGCTTGCCCATCGGCGTGATGGAGGACTACCCGTACGAAGCGATCAGCCGCACGCTCGAGCCGGGCGAAACAGTGGTCATCATCACCGACGGCGTCGACGAGGCGATGAACCCGCAGGGCGACCTCTATACCAAGGAGCGCGTCGTCGAATTCTTAAAGCAGGACTTCCCGGACGCCGAACAACTCGGCATCGCCCTGCTCGCCGACGTCCGCAAACACGCCGCCGGCCGTGACCAAAACGACGACATCACGATCATGGCGTTCGGCCGGAATGGTTAG
- a CDS encoding inositol monophosphatase family protein, producing the protein MMVDANQVVSILSQTMPAVLRWAGGVAKELRKHNISIQAKESGSSNTDALTLADLTVQELVVAALRDVDPILRECRIEAEESTGALELFATESPLTIALDPIDGTKQFRDHTGNGYSVMLHCRTEDKVIYSLVFIPETGPHGRWVEVRDSEVRVIDDDPHASARAEIDASQPIAKRDRPASKKIYMIGFIDKQSERVAAVTEAGLEGVDADDTPGSIYDLFGRGEFAGSLIHTPNIYDFPVSHQIAEAFGGRAVRVDTGKDVHYREKWLDERASMLRLPGIVACSDNEEVLATLCDTARDWSQERYET; encoded by the coding sequence ATGATGGTGGATGCTAATCAGGTCGTTTCGATACTGTCGCAAACGATGCCCGCCGTCCTGCGTTGGGCCGGAGGGGTCGCGAAGGAGCTTCGCAAGCACAACATTTCGATTCAGGCCAAAGAGTCGGGAAGTTCGAATACCGACGCCCTGACGCTGGCTGACCTGACCGTGCAGGAACTCGTCGTCGCGGCCCTGCGGGACGTCGATCCGATCCTCCGGGAATGCCGGATCGAAGCGGAAGAGTCGACCGGCGCACTCGAATTGTTCGCGACGGAGTCGCCGCTGACGATCGCGCTCGACCCGATCGACGGGACCAAGCAATTCCGCGACCACACCGGCAACGGCTATTCGGTGATGCTGCACTGCCGGACGGAAGACAAGGTGATCTACTCGCTCGTCTTCATTCCAGAGACCGGTCCGCACGGCCGATGGGTTGAGGTGCGCGATTCCGAAGTTCGCGTTATTGATGACGACCCTCATGCCAGTGCCCGCGCCGAGATCGACGCCTCGCAGCCGATTGCCAAACGCGATCGACCGGCGTCAAAGAAGATCTACATGATCGGATTCATTGATAAACAATCCGAACGCGTTGCCGCGGTGACAGAAGCCGGCTTGGAGGGTGTCGACGCGGATGATACTCCTGGCTCGATCTACGACCTCTTCGGGCGGGGCGAATTCGCAGGCTCACTGATTCATACGCCGAACATCTACGACTTTCCGGTCTCTCACCAGATCGCCGAAGCCTTCGGCGGTCGAGCGGTCCGCGTCGACACAGGGAAAGATGTCCACTATCGCGAAAAGTGGCTCGACGAGCGGGCGTCAATGCTCCGACTGCCGGGGATTGTCGCGTGCAGTGACAATGAAGAAGTACTTGCCACGCTCTGCGATACCGCCCGAGACTGGTCGCAGGAACGTTATGAGACTTAG
- a CDS encoding lipoate--protein ligase family protein — MAAGAVQLDIDHEPRTGSENMARDAAMLEAAADGAGPLVRLYRWSKPTISLGHFQKNAADDIPQRFRSLPRVQRLTGGGAILHDCEWTYSCAISRTHAEASPPERLYESVHQLLIDLMLANDIKAGLRGPVLPTEAGHSNFLCFLRRDARDIVVNPSASGTKFRAAKIVGSAQRRRRGAVLQHGSLLERHSPFAPEIAGLLDLVPLSRQRLAMLAGTFSRNLAEYLGDGTVQDGFTF, encoded by the coding sequence ATGGCCGCCGGAGCGGTTCAACTCGATATCGATCACGAGCCGCGTACCGGCAGCGAGAACATGGCTCGCGACGCGGCGATGCTCGAAGCAGCAGCCGATGGTGCCGGGCCGCTGGTGCGGCTTTACCGCTGGTCCAAGCCGACGATCTCGCTTGGTCACTTCCAGAAGAATGCGGCTGACGATATCCCTCAGCGGTTCCGGTCGCTGCCACGTGTGCAGCGGCTGACCGGGGGCGGGGCAATTCTGCACGATTGCGAGTGGACCTATTCTTGCGCCATCTCACGCACGCACGCGGAGGCCTCCCCGCCGGAGCGGCTCTACGAGAGTGTTCATCAATTGTTGATCGATTTGATGCTTGCCAACGACATCAAAGCGGGCCTGCGCGGTCCGGTTCTTCCGACGGAAGCGGGCCATTCGAATTTTCTCTGTTTCTTACGTCGTGACGCACGCGACATCGTGGTGAATCCTTCGGCATCAGGGACCAAGTTTCGCGCGGCGAAAATCGTCGGTAGTGCTCAGCGACGGCGACGCGGGGCTGTACTTCAGCACGGCTCGCTCTTGGAACGACATTCGCCTTTCGCTCCTGAGATTGCCGGGCTGCTCGATCTTGTGCCGCTGTCGCGACAGAGGCTGGCCATGCTGGCGGGAACATTCAGCCGGAATCTGGCGGAATATCTCGGCGACGGAACCGTTCAGGACGGTTTCACGTTCTGA
- a CDS encoding arsenate reductase/protein-tyrosine-phosphatase family protein → MTVSTLAEHRRIDLRTTDDLTDAFQRAVEELVNGGQLGLPTEFGYVRIGSLANQPEATQSRDICLAVTGAAEARDLFPAIGDIGERFLGRVWPGPIVASVSNDSSEGRFHGLDGAARWADQRRISLICPANPVLAEVRRYLPDPVIADVPSRPVDNSEEFAAHGSGEAVTLLLDDGQLPEVKRPTTVRLGGSNWTVDEVGSMTEADIERLLGHVLLFVCTGNTCRSPLAEAIFRQRLARAIGCDEAELPDRGYIVGSAGIAASYGAPASPESVDLSQEHGYRLDEHQSQPLTAALLDRADDVFVMTRGHRDAILTSRPDLTERVRLLSREGIDIADPIGGGPAIYERCREEIDREVLLIVDQLLASNGKD, encoded by the coding sequence GTGACGGTGTCCACATTGGCCGAACATCGAAGGATCGATCTCAGGACGACGGACGATCTGACCGATGCGTTTCAGCGCGCCGTCGAGGAATTGGTCAACGGCGGGCAACTCGGTCTTCCCACGGAATTCGGCTACGTCCGAATCGGTTCCCTGGCGAATCAACCGGAAGCGACGCAGTCGCGTGACATCTGCCTTGCCGTGACCGGCGCAGCCGAGGCCCGAGACCTGTTTCCGGCGATCGGCGATATTGGCGAGCGTTTTTTGGGCCGTGTTTGGCCCGGCCCCATTGTCGCCAGCGTGTCGAACGATTCGTCCGAGGGTCGATTCCACGGATTGGACGGCGCAGCGCGTTGGGCAGACCAACGGCGTATTTCACTCATTTGCCCGGCCAATCCCGTGCTCGCAGAGGTTCGCCGTTATCTTCCCGACCCGGTCATTGCCGACGTTCCGAGCCGACCGGTCGACAACTCAGAAGAGTTCGCAGCGCACGGTTCCGGTGAAGCGGTCACGTTACTGCTTGACGACGGTCAATTACCTGAAGTGAAGCGTCCGACGACGGTCCGCCTCGGCGGGAGTAATTGGACTGTTGATGAAGTCGGTTCGATGACTGAAGCCGACATCGAACGGCTGCTCGGTCATGTGCTGCTCTTCGTATGCACGGGCAACACGTGCCGCAGCCCATTGGCGGAGGCGATTTTTCGGCAACGGCTGGCGCGGGCGATCGGCTGCGATGAGGCCGAGTTGCCCGACCGTGGGTATATCGTCGGCTCGGCCGGAATTGCCGCATCGTATGGCGCACCGGCCAGTCCCGAATCGGTCGACCTATCCCAAGAACATGGGTATCGCTTGGATGAGCATCAGAGTCAGCCACTGACTGCGGCGTTGCTCGATCGAGCCGATGACGTTTTTGTCATGACGCGCGGACACCGGGATGCCATACTTACGAGTCGACCCGATTTGACCGAACGCGTTCGCCTGCTTTCGCGAGAGGGAATCGACATCGCCGACCCGATCGGCGGCGGACCGGCCATTTACGAACGGTGCCGCGAGGAAATCGATCGCGAGGTCCTGTTGATCGTCGACCAGCTTCTAGCTTCGAACGGAAAAGATTGA